The window GCACCTACCTCGTCGGCAGCGTCCAGAACACCGGCGAGAGGACCCTAGCGGAGGTCGAGGTGCAGCTCGGCCTCTACGGCCGCGCGGACGAGCCCCTGGGCTCGCTCACCGCCGCCAGGGGCAGCCTCGCTCCCGGCCACGTCTGGTCCTACCGGGTCAAGGTCACGCAGGGCGGGGCGAACTCCTACCGGGTCCTGGCGCTGTGCGGAATTTACGCGCGTGAGAGCGTGAGGGCGCGTTAAGCTGCGCCATGCTGAGAACCCGTGTGCGCGTCGTCCGCAAGTTCAAGCCCTATAGCCCGCCGGCGCGGCCGCTGCTGTCGCCCTTCAACCGCGCGCTCGGCGTCTCCTTTGTCGGCGTGATGGCCGCCTACCTGCTGACGCTCTCCGGCCTGCATGGCGTCGCGCTCGTCGCCATGCTCGGGGCGCTGTTGGGCTTAGTGGCCGCCGCGGTCGCCCCGCGCTGAGCGCGCTCTTCAGCCTAAAGTCCTTAAAGCTGACGGCTAAACACGCCTGGGATGGACGCCGCCGCCGCGGGCTTCAGCCGGAGGCGTGCTCGAGCGGACTTGTCATCACGCGCCGCGCCGCGAAGCTGGTAGAATTCCCTGACGTGCCGCTCTTCCGCCAAGCTCCCTCAGGCACCGGTCTGGTCGCCGCGCTCGACCGCGAGCCCCTCGAGGTCCTGCTCCGCTCGACCAGGGTGGGCTTCTGCTCGAGCGGAGCGGGCCGGTGACGGTGCGCACCAAGCAGGGCACCAAACAGGGTGCCAAACAGGGCGCCAAACAGGACGCCCGCCGCCGCTCGCGGCGAGCGGCCAAGGCGCCGATGAGCGTCACCACCACCTCGAGGGCCATCCTCTTCGTCTTCGGCCTGATCGGCGTGGTCGGCAGCCTGCACGCTTTCGTCATGGTCGGCGTCGAGGCCTTTCGCTACGCCGAGAACAGCCGCGAGATAAGCCGGTTGCGCGGCGACATCGCCGAGCTGGACCACGAGCTGGGCGGCCTGCAAGCGATCCTCGACCACGCCCGCGACGCCCGCTACCGCGA is drawn from Deinococcota bacterium and contains these coding sequences:
- a CDS encoding FxLYD domain-containing protein, which produces TYLVGSVQNTGERTLAEVEVQLGLYGRADEPLGSLTAARGSLAPGHVWSYRVKVTQGGANSYRVLALCGIYARESVRAR